The nucleotide sequence agagctgtctgcctcctgctccatacactgtgtagtggctgtgccggggtacagagctgtctgcctcctgctccatacactgtgtagtggctgtgccggGGTACAGAGCAGTCTGCTTCCTGTTCTTTACACTGTCTAGAGGCTTTGTCGGAGTACAGAGCTGTCTACCtcctgctccatacactgtgtattgatTGTGCCAGggtacagagctgtctgcctcctgctccGTACAGTGTGTAGTGGTTGTGCCGGGGTACAGAGCTGTCTGTCTTCTGctccgtacactgtgtagtggttgtACCAgggtacagagctgtctgcttcctgctctgtacactgtctagAGGCTGTGTCGGGGTACGGAGCTGTCCGCctcctgctctgtacactgtgtagtggttgtACCGGGGTACAGagatgtctgcttcctgctctgtacactgtgtagtggctgtgccagtatacagagctgtctgtctcctgctccatacactgtgtattggtTGTTCTGGGGTAGAGAgctgtctgcctcctgctccatacactgtgtagtgattgttCCCGggtacagagctgtctgcctcctgctccatacactgtgtagtggttgtgccggggtacagagctgtctgcctcctgctccatacactgtgtagtggttgtgctggggtacagagctgtctgcctcctgctccgtacactgtgtagtggctgtgccgaGGTGCAGAgctgtctgcctcctgctccgtacactgtgtagtggctgtgccgaGGTGCAGAgctgtctgcctcctgctccatacactgtgtagtggctgtgccggGGTGCAGAGCTGTCTGCctcctgctctgtacactgtgtattggtTGTGCTGGGGTACAGCTCTGTCTCCttcctgctctgtacactgtcttGAGGCTGTGCCGGggtacagagctgtctgcctcctgctccgtacactgtgtagtggttgtgccggggtacagagctgtctgccttctgctccgtacactgtgtagtggctgtgccggggtacagagctgtctgccttctgctccgtacactgtgtagtggctgtgccggggtacagagctgtctgccttctgctccgtacactgtgtagtggctgtgccggggtacagagctgtctgcctTCTGCTCCGTACACTATGTAGTGGTTGTTCCCGggtacagcgctgtctgcttcctgctctgtacactgtcttGAGGCTGTTCCGGggtacagagctgtctgcctcctgctccgtacactgtgtagtggttgtgccggggtacagagctgtctgccttctgctccgtacactgtgtagtggctgtgccggggtacagagctgtctgcctTCTGCTCCGTACACTATGTAGTGGTTGTTCCCGGGTACAGCGCTGTCTGCctcctgctctgtacactgtgcagataCACCAGCCATTGCAGCTGATAGGCGGTTGTGCTAGTTGTCGGCTCCCCACTGATCTGACCTGGATTGTttatcattaggataggccatcaatatctggtcTAGGACCATTCCTAAAATCTTTCGGGGTGGTTACAAAAACCTCAAAGTCATGAATACCTTTTAATAGACGGGTCTGTAATGTGCAATAATTTTACATTAACATCATTCATTATCTTACTGGGTAGAGGAAtaattatatattgtgtatatatacagtatatatcagtgatgtGTGCTAGATATAGTCTCCAGAGGAAGAAGGGTCAGGCAATGAGGCCCCTGGCTATGGGTGGTCCCCACTGGGGACATTACGTGAGAGATATTGAGCAGCATATAGCATGGTAGCAAATAATCTTACAAAAACAAGACTGGATTATTAAAGTGGAGGCGGGGGATAAACTCCTGAGGCTTTCTTTACCCCATCAAGACCACATGGACCACAGGATTCATAATGGACCTCAACAAAGGAGACTAGTGGGGAAAACCATCCCCCTACCGCTACTCGGCCACTACTAAGTCACACCGTAGTGAGGTGTGGTGACGTGGGCCACACACTGGAGTCAGGCGCTAGGCCAAACCACTATAAATCTTTGTGGTCATGTCTCTAAAAAAGTAAGAGCCTTATAAAGCTTTTGGCAAACCTGTATCCTAAATCTTTAAAATGTCACCCCTCGTAGCAGGAACATGATAGTGATGTCACGTGTAAACTAAGGGTGGCCCTCGAAATTAAAGTTGGGGGTTGATATGTAATACAGATTTTTGGACCATTGGTAGGTTTTACTCTTTACATTCATTGTCTGTAATTCCAGAAAGACACAAGAAAACATGGGTGGGAATTTAGGATCTAACCCCCAGCCTTACATTGATAGGGTCCATCAGCTGAAGGCCCCACCTTTTGTGATACCAATGGGGCCAATTTCCAAAATGATGTTCCTAACCTCCTTTAAGACGTTTTTGGGGGCTTCGGGTCATCTTTTCAGAAGAAATATTGATTTCAAAGGTAAGAAGTCTACAGTAATATCAGTGGTCTTCAAAGCTAGCGCTAACTCAGATATTCAGCCCCATTATTTTGGAAATTGGTGAAGGCCCCAACTCAGAGAACATCCCAAGAGAACCTCTTAAAGTAGCACCTTTATCTCCTACCAAGAAGCTGAGACCTGATCTATCATTTGCTGTTAGAAAATTCTAAGACATGTCAGAGCTTGACTTGAGAAACTTTGGTCCTGATATCTAACAGAAGATTTCTAGAACTCTTAAGAGTCAACTGATTCTCAATCATCAACGTACAATCGTAGGATCGTTCCTGTTATTTTTCTCAGTGTAATTCAACAAGTTGTAGGACCATGAATTTGTCATAATCATCAGAAGTTCAGAAGGTCCTACAAGACGTGTAGACCATTGGATGTTCTGATGGTCCTGGAGAATTCATGTCTTGAGGTTGGCATCTGCCAGTATCGTTCTTATATCTATGAGTACTGGTGGAAGAGACCTACAGATGGTCAGTTATGGTGGACCTTTGTAGACTTTCCAAAGAATATCTCTGACCTGAAGATGGCCTAGATGGACGTAAGTCTGTATTATGTAAAGCAGTCAGAGCTGACCATGTCTTCTTCTTATCACAGATCATGCTTTCTGGACTCGCTCAGGTGTACGGTGGCGTATTCCACCTCACAATCATCCTCCAACTGTAAACCTGTCCTCTTGGCGTTGTGGTTTAGATCGGCATAGACAATGGAGTCTTCTTCATCGGGATGGGAAACTCTCTTTGTGCTGGACTTGTAACCCAAATGGGCATTGTCATatgtgacctcagtggtcacggcTGGGCTGCCTTGTGTTGTCTGCGGACACTTCTTTGGACTTCCTGGTCCGGCTACAAATTGAAGCTGAAGAAATAAGAACATGTGAATATTTATAGGACTAATCGAGGAGAACATTAAACATGTCTGAGCTGTGATAATAGCGGCGTCACTGACCTCTGCGGTGCGGGCCGGGTCCTGACACCAGAACTTGGCTGTAAAGAAATGGTAAAAATACATTATTGTCAGATTTATCTTTCAATGAAAGGAATAACAAGAcggattatatattatattataagagggattatatattatattataggggggattatatattatattataggggGGATTATATATTATAAGAGAGATTATATATTATAGGTGGGATCCAGAGTGATTGTATCCAGGTGCTTTACATTATACACAGATATCACCAGTTCCTAGGACTGAATTCGCACATTGTGTGTCTGGTGcagttatttacattttttattatttgttcttttattaaaagtaaaattaattaataaaaatttgatgctaatacttggggtacaggataatgaccggctgatactcggggtacgggataatgacaggccgatactcggggtacggggtaATGACAGgccgatactcggggtacggggtaATGACAGgccgatactcggggtacggggtaATGACAGgccgatactcggggtacggggtaATGACAGgccgacactcggggtacggggtaATGACAGgccgacactcggggtacggggtaATGACAGgccgacactcggggtacggggtaATGACAGgccgacactcggggtacggggtaATGACAGgccgacactcggggtacggggtaATGACAGgccgacactcggggtacggggtaATGACAGgccgacactcggggtacggggtaATGACAGgccgacactcggggtacgggataatgacaggccgacactcggggtacggggtaATGACAGGCCGACACTCGGGGTACATGGTAATGACAGgccgacactcggggtacgggataatgacaggccgacactcggggtacggggtaATGACAGgccgacactcggggtacggggtaATGACAGgccgacactcggggtacggggtaatgacaggctgacactcggggtacggggtaatgacaggctgatacttggggtacaggataatgacacactgacaaTAACTCACCTTTCACCAGCCTTTGGCAGTACACCAGAAGGCTAATGGTGATAATAAGGACGCAGACTCCCCCCATAGAGGACACGACGTATAATAGTAATGTGTAGGGCTGTATCTTATCTGTAGAATCTGTGATATCTCCTGAAAATAAGatgaaaagtttttttaaaaatttttttaaaaaattgtaacaAGAAAAATCTTAAGGATTTCCCCGTGACTTCCTGCAGTTGTGGTGGACTCGGCTTTGGGCCACGTTTCTGACTGACGCTAGGTTAACAATAGCATTGGGATCCAATAGACGGAGAGCCCAGCCCCTAAAAAGcagttactataatggggtctgccgggggtCCGCTGGTCTTATACTGAACTGTGCAGGACTTTACCCTCACATATATGAACTCTTAGACTTACTACAAAAATTTTTCGGAAAACCTTTGTTACTATCAATGTGGACAATGTCTCTAAAGGTCTCTAACACCTGAGAAGGTTTGACTGTACCAAGGACTATATGGACAAGGCATTAGGACCCAGCAAGCCCCGCCCATGCTTAGTCTATatctctctttatctatctatataaatgGGACGTCTCATGGTAATCTAATCACAAATTACTATATGTATTCTTATAGTTGTAAAAAACTCTAGTGCTATCAATGTGGAGACCTCTTACACCTGATGGGGTCTGACTCATATGGACAGGGCTTTAGGACCCATCAACTTAGATACTTCACAAGCCCCGCCCATGCTTAGACTATtcgtctctctctttctctcactGTATCTCAGTTTCAGGATCTGAAAATACCCGATTTCTATCCAGACAGACAATGTCACAACAGATACTTATAGGGTCTGACTGTTGAAGGCCCATGTGGAATGGGCTTTAGGATATAATATAGGTATTTTGCAGACCCCGCCCATGCTTAGTCTTTCTTTCTCACATCATGAGAGATTTCacaatttattatatgtcctcttATAACTCTAGGATCTGAAAAGACTCAATTACTATCTAATTTGGTCAACGTGTTGCCCGACCTCCTCCAGCTGACAGGGTCTGGCTGTATATGGACAGGACTTTAGGACTTGAGTTTTTCAGAAGCTCCACCCATGCTTAATTTCTCCTAGACTAATGTGGAAGATCTCAATCACAATTCATTATATGTCTTCTTATAACCCAACAATCCAGCAGGTGAAGAGGAGGAATTACAAGTTACATTTGGGTGAAAACTTCCTTAAATTTGGTGcttaaaaaattattttcccTTGAGGGAATTTCCAGAAACTGTTCTAAAATCCCCCAAATTCTCTGGACATATTTGCTATAGAATAAAGGATTACCTGGCTGAGTCTTGTTTATTGCTGTAACATTTTCCACCGAACTTTCTCCTGGAAATGAAACAAAATGAAATTAACCTGTAGCAACAAAAAAGAGAAATATAACATTTCACATCCTCATTCACacacttaggataagtcatcaatattagattgggggGGGCAGATACCCAACACCCCCACCCGTAAGCTATTCAACACAGGAGCACTtcacgggtcatgtgacctgttgGCAGCTCAGttctatttaagtgaatggggctgagccgtAATACCAAGtacggccactatacaatgtatggcactgtgacgAACATTGCAGCCTTGTTGAAGGagccagatgtcagacccccaagGAACTACAACTGAGgacttatcctgaggataggtgacCAATGATCAGTCCCATAAAACCAGCAGTTCCCAGGTGTATTGTCCGAACTGGACCACTACATAAAGGACTTGTCAAATATTCAACTGAGATTTTCACTTTAACATGTTTTATTCTGTGAACACCTTACGTTGACTATACCAATGTAGCTGGAGAAGGGTAGATAGTACATCCCTTGACCATGGATCATTCTAGTGATGAGGAGGAGACAAGTCTAAGCCACCCATCATCAGGAGCTGGGGTGACCTGGTTAGACCTACCAGTCAGGGTCAATATAGTAGTCAAGACGGAGATGAACGTTAGCCCTGCCCATGCTTTGATCTGACTCTGAATTTTTGGATGAAACTGACATCTACAGCCAGGACTATGAACCTCTGGAATTAGACAGACACTGATGGACCCCAAGGAGAATCATTTCCAATACCCATCTCCGGCCCAGTGGTATTCAAGTTTTTGCCTCCATTTTATGAAAGATTGTCATTCTGTTGTTCATCTGGCTTACTTCATGAGTTTTTACATGTTTACAACTGTCCTCAATCCTGCTCCTAAACCAAGGGCATGCCATACACCATCACGTAGGTAACATACTAATGGGAGTGTCAGGAGGAAGCTAGCACCATCAACATCCACACCACAGGTTCCCCAACACCTTTCCACCAGCCCCTATGGATTACCCAAGGATTAGTGGAACCACGAGAGTCACCCAGAGCCCAACCATCAGCAAGTAATACCCCCAATGGTCCTACATTCTTCTACTGGATGCTGCAACGTACAAAGCCATCTTCTTTCAAGTCCTTTCTTCGTGTTGTGACCAGGTAGGGTTCCCATTCATATTAACCctagctccgttctctgtgttcCCGTGAGAACAACCAATTGGTGGGGTGTCAGGTATGGGACCCAAACACAAATATTTGACATTTTGTTATCAGTTGATTGGACAGAATTGGCTAAGatgataaaaaattaaaaattccagGACTCCCATGAAACCCATCGACACTCACCGGATATATTGACCTGTACTGTGCCGCCCACTATTTGTTGGTTCTTATGGACGGCTTTACATTGATAATATCCGGTGTTGTTTATTTGTACGGAGTCAAACTTCAGAACATGCACAGTGTTATATTCTCTGGGCTCCTCCATACTTGTGGAGATCCCGTCTCCGGTTCTTACAGGGTCACACCGGTCTCCGGTAATCTTACACCAAGTAACATTGGGTAATCCCGGCTCACAGAGCTGCACCAGACACTCCAGGCTCAGAGACTGCCCCGCGGACTTCACAATCTTGCCGGTTCTTGCCATGTTTATTGCAGGTCTACATGAAGGGTCTCCTGGGGAAAATATCAAAAACAACAATGGTTTCAGTTCTGGAGAGAAGACATCACATCTATGGTTCCACATCTATTCAGATCATTGAACAATGAGTTGTGGACCCATTGTACCATCTAACCGGCTTGACTTTGGGCTACTACCAAAGGAGTTGTCTAAGTAACTGGTAACTCTTTAAGCCTGTTACAGGGATCTGGACGTTTCTGCAGGGAGACTACTGGGTTGCTACCTCTTGGTGTGGTCTCAGTACAGGTGGCAGCTGGCCAAATCACCAGGGGTCAGGCAAGA is from Leptodactylus fuscus isolate aLepFus1 unplaced genomic scaffold, aLepFus1.hap2 HAP2_SCAFFOLD_98, whole genome shotgun sequence and encodes:
- the LOC142189048 gene encoding B- and T-lymphocyte attenuator-like; amino-acid sequence: MARTGKIVKSAGQSLSLECLVQLCEPGLPNVTWCKITGDRCDPVRTGDGISTSMEEPREYNTVHVLKFDSVQINNTGYYQCKAVHKNQQIVGGTVQVNISGESSVENVTAINKTQPGDITDSTDKIQPYTLLLYVVSSMGGVCVLIITISLLVYCQRLVKAKFWCQDPARTAELQFVAGPGSPKKCPQTTQGSPAVTTEVTYDNAHLGYKSSTKRVSHPDEEDSIVYADLNHNAKRTGLQLEDDCEVEYATVHLSESRKHDL